From a region of the Fischerella sp. JS2 genome:
- a CDS encoding ABC transporter substrate-binding protein — protein sequence MARRNLLSCLIVVSLVLTSACSNQSSNQNSTNNTSNAGSKKVIRIAIGTQDQTINTVTGGAVIREEKLLEKYLPKTGKYENVEYKIEWTSYTSGPPINNKMLANQIDIGMMGDFPLTINVTTFQQKGNGVRTIYIGSLAYSPNGAGNAVVVPKNSPINSLTELKGKQVSVPFGSAAHGMLLKALRDVGINPNKDVTLISQSPEVGGSSLKTGQIDAHANFVPFGELFPFRGFARKIFDGAQTGVPTFHGVLVRSDFAQENPEIVVAYLKALLEANKMFREQPEAMATKIEKWCGVEREVVYMFLGPSGLQQINPTIRQVNFDALKNSVVTLKQLGRLDASVNPEDVTKWGDDKYLRQAMKEVGLNYDEVANAKDFVISGEDAQTKEPIKDPKMAAQLWLKGNDKVINFASIKNMMIMLQKLKTENKQDKGVIFVHDRNNGWKLLAENSFYVQNGNEISAFLTQKDAQDFAQKSGVKVVDFKGLQQFYAQTQ from the coding sequence ATGGCTCGTAGGAACTTACTATCTTGCTTAATAGTAGTTTCTCTAGTTTTGACAAGTGCCTGTTCTAATCAGAGTTCTAATCAGAATTCGACCAACAATACCAGCAACGCTGGCAGCAAAAAAGTAATTCGCATTGCGATCGGAACCCAAGATCAAACGATTAACACAGTAACGGGGGGTGCAGTCATTCGGGAAGAGAAACTTTTAGAAAAGTACTTACCCAAAACTGGAAAGTATGAAAATGTAGAATACAAAATCGAATGGACAAGCTATACATCAGGACCTCCGATAAACAATAAGATGCTGGCCAATCAAATTGATATTGGTATGATGGGTGACTTTCCATTGACCATTAATGTGACAACTTTCCAGCAGAAGGGAAATGGTGTAAGAACTATTTACATTGGCAGCCTTGCCTATAGTCCAAATGGAGCAGGGAATGCTGTGGTAGTTCCCAAAAATAGCCCTATTAATTCTTTAACTGAGTTGAAAGGCAAGCAAGTTTCTGTACCTTTTGGTTCAGCAGCTCATGGAATGTTATTAAAAGCTTTAAGGGATGTAGGGATCAATCCGAATAAAGATGTAACTCTGATTAGCCAAAGTCCAGAAGTCGGAGGAAGCAGTTTGAAGACAGGTCAAATTGATGCTCATGCTAACTTTGTTCCTTTCGGCGAACTATTTCCTTTTCGGGGTTTTGCTCGTAAAATTTTTGACGGAGCACAGACAGGAGTTCCAACCTTTCATGGAGTATTAGTCCGCTCAGATTTTGCTCAAGAAAATCCGGAAATTGTTGTTGCTTATCTTAAAGCATTGTTAGAAGCAAATAAGATGTTCCGAGAACAGCCAGAGGCAATGGCCACTAAAATTGAGAAATGGTGTGGGGTTGAGCGTGAAGTAGTCTATATGTTTCTTGGTCCTTCCGGCTTACAACAGATTAATCCAACAATTCGTCAAGTTAACTTTGATGCTTTAAAAAATAGCGTTGTCACCTTAAAGCAATTAGGTCGATTAGATGCTAGTGTCAATCCCGAAGATGTGACAAAGTGGGGGGATGATAAATATTTGCGGCAAGCTATGAAAGAAGTTGGTCTAAATTATGATGAGGTTGCAAATGCAAAAGATTTTGTGATTTCCGGTGAAGATGCCCAAACTAAAGAACCGATTAAAGATCCGAAAATGGCAGCCCAACTTTGGCTCAAAGGTAACGATAAGGTGATCAATTTTGCCTCAATCAAAAATATGATGATAATGTTACAAAAGCTGAAGACTGAAAATAAACAAGATAAAGGGGTAATTTTCGTTCACGATCGCAACAATGGCTGGAAACTGCTTGCCGAAAATTCCTTCTATGTTCAAAATGGCAATGAAATTTCTGCATTCTTAACTCAGAAAGATGCTCAAGACTTTGCTCAAAAATCAGGTGTCAAAGTTGTTGACTTTAAGGGACTACAGCAATTTTATGCTCAAACTCAGTAA
- a CDS encoding threonine dehydratase — MSGLMQIMRNFFIRLEGLLYQFFGLIRNIFSQVFGFLARIFGFSNTGYFLESDDANTIKSSQNKQVTEPESKMTPEPAITARRRPDPKMDYFRKMAQEVNKAP, encoded by the coding sequence ATGTCTGGTTTAATGCAAATCATGAGAAACTTCTTTATTCGCCTAGAAGGTCTTTTATATCAATTCTTTGGTTTGATCAGAAACATCTTCTCTCAAGTATTTGGTTTTTTGGCTAGAATATTCGGGTTCTCCAATACTGGCTATTTTTTGGAAAGCGATGATGCCAACACTATCAAATCTTCTCAAAACAAGCAAGTTACTGAACCTGAGTCAAAGATGACTCCAGAACCTGCAATCACTGCTCGTCGTCGTCCCGACCCCAAAATGGATTATTTTCGTAAGATGGCCCAAGAGGTGAATAAAGCCCCTTAA
- a CDS encoding hemerythrin domain-containing protein has product MVVALDDAKRSAIAMKLADMKAIQELIIQNEEQFLKEINDSEIADRVRKMLEDDRKNKGVLETVNVQYGIQAEPENTVTEMINKVRQLMQGSELSLYEKVFQHELLKHQQVMSGLTIHKAAQKVGADVMMAIGPLNTVNFENRAHQEQLKGILEILGVRELTGQDADQGIWARVQDAMAALSGVVGSAVTQSSDKSDMNVQDVIRLDHNKVNTLFTELLASNDPQKIQEYFGQIYKDLTAHAVAEEEVVYPRVRPFYGQSDTQELYDEQAEMKRMLEEIKAINPSSSQFKDKIKQLMDAVGDHIRQEESTMFAAIRNNLSSDESEQLATQFKAAKQRIQQKAAK; this is encoded by the coding sequence ATGGTTGTCGCTTTAGATGATGCTAAGCGTTCTGCTATTGCCATGAAATTGGCAGACATGAAAGCAATTCAAGAATTGATCATTCAAAACGAAGAACAGTTTTTAAAGGAAATTAACGATAGCGAAATTGCCGATCGCGTCCGCAAAATGCTCGAAGATGATCGCAAAAACAAGGGCGTTCTGGAAACAGTTAATGTGCAATATGGCATTCAAGCAGAGCCAGAAAACACAGTTACAGAAATGATTAATAAGGTTCGGCAATTGATGCAAGGCTCTGAATTAAGCTTGTATGAAAAAGTATTTCAGCATGAATTATTAAAGCATCAACAAGTAATGTCCGGCTTGACAATTCACAAAGCAGCACAAAAAGTTGGTGCGGATGTGATGATGGCGATTGGGCCTTTGAATACTGTTAACTTTGAGAACCGCGCTCACCAAGAACAACTCAAAGGTATCTTGGAAATCTTAGGTGTTCGTGAACTCACCGGACAAGACGCAGATCAGGGTATTTGGGCACGTGTACAAGATGCGATGGCAGCATTAAGCGGTGTTGTAGGTAGTGCTGTTACCCAAAGTAGTGATAAAAGCGATATGAACGTCCAAGATGTTATTCGCTTGGATCACAACAAAGTAAACACCTTATTTACTGAATTGTTGGCAAGCAATGACCCTCAAAAAATTCAAGAGTACTTTGGTCAAATTTACAAAGACTTGACCGCTCATGCTGTAGCTGAGGAAGAAGTAGTCTACCCAAGAGTACGTCCTTTCTACGGTCAAAGCGATACTCAAGAATTGTATGACGAACAAGCTGAAATGAAGCGGATGTTAGAGGAAATTAAGGCAATTAATCCCTCTTCTTCTCAATTCAAAGATAAGATTAAACAGCTAATGGATGCTGTCGGCGACCACATTCGTCAAGAAGAAAGCACAATGTTTGCTGCAATTCGTAACAACTTGAGTAGTGATGAAAGTGAGCAATTAGCTACTCAATTCAAAGCTGCTAAGCAAAGAATCCAACAGAAAGCAGCTAAGTAG
- a CDS encoding DUF2993 domain-containing protein — translation MSENPGLGEQAVNKAVEMGLSNQLDEVEYLDINIKAEPLNLVQGEVEAVSIDGEGLVMQQELRMEKIEMEISSVAINPLSAAFGKIELTKPTAGRALVVLTEEDINRAFNSEYIRSQLQSQKIRVDGQLMTVVPQNVEFRLPGDGKVALSATLVLKESNETRKISFSAIPRVSENGETVTLENVEYGDSQEVSLELTKALVDATSQILNLNNFDLEGINLRIKRLKMEIGKLILQAEAEVEQIPSA, via the coding sequence ATGTCTGAAAATCCTGGGCTAGGAGAACAGGCGGTAAATAAAGCCGTAGAAATGGGTTTATCTAATCAGTTAGATGAAGTTGAATATTTAGATATCAATATCAAAGCTGAACCACTCAATCTAGTCCAAGGAGAAGTGGAAGCAGTCTCTATTGACGGCGAAGGTTTGGTAATGCAGCAAGAACTCCGTATGGAGAAAATAGAGATGGAAATTAGTAGCGTTGCTATTAATCCTCTTAGCGCTGCTTTCGGCAAAATTGAATTAACAAAACCAACAGCAGGTCGCGCATTAGTAGTATTAACCGAAGAGGATATTAACCGTGCCTTTAATTCTGAATATATCCGTTCTCAGCTGCAAAGCCAAAAAATTCGAGTTGATGGGCAATTAATGACTGTTGTGCCGCAAAATGTTGAGTTTCGATTGCCTGGAGATGGTAAAGTAGCTTTGAGTGCAACTTTAGTTTTAAAAGAAAGCAACGAAACTCGTAAAATAAGCTTTTCAGCAATTCCACGTGTGAGTGAGAACGGAGAAACAGTGACACTTGAGAATGTCGAGTATGGTGATAGTCAAGAAGTATCACTGGAACTGACAAAAGCTTTAGTAGATGCAACTAGCCAAATTTTGAATTTGAACAACTTTGATTTAGAGGGAATAAACCTAAGAATCAAAAGATTAAAGATGGAAATAGGCAAACTCATCCTTCAAGCAGAAGCAGAAGTTGAGCAAATCCCTTCAGCATAA
- a CDS encoding NAD(P)/FAD-dependent oxidoreductase produces MDSADIVVIGSGIGGLSCAALLARYGFDVVVYESHSIAGGAAHAFERHGFKFDSGPSLYSGLSYKPSANPLRQVLDAIAEDLTWVTYDTWGCCLPEGDFDTTVGADQFCEVLSQLCGQDAVAEWRHLQRVMAPLARAAVAIPPAAVRYDLGATITVAQFALSMARYAPNITKLTGAFSQIIDGVVRDPFIRNWLDLLCFLLSGLPANATSAAEMAFMFADWYRPGVVLDYPVGGSGAIVDALVRGLQRHGGQLILNAHVEQVLVENNRATGVCLRNGKVIRARRAVISNASVWDTLKLLPKTALAKSFQRRANTPECDSFMHLHLGIDAQRLCPDLACHHIIVNDWERGVSAEQNVVLVSIPSILDPSLAPPGKHVIHVYTPGNEPYALWQGIHRNSYEYQQQKQTRSEVMWQALERIIPDVRSRCDVTLVGTPLTHERFLRRHRGSYGPAIPAGKAFFPGSTTPLKGLLCCGDSTFPGIGLPAVAASGMITANTLAPVNKHLQMLKDIGC; encoded by the coding sequence ATGGATAGTGCAGATATAGTTGTTATTGGTAGCGGTATTGGTGGTCTGAGTTGTGCAGCATTGCTAGCACGATATGGCTTTGATGTAGTCGTTTACGAGAGCCATTCTATCGCTGGTGGTGCTGCTCATGCTTTTGAGCGTCATGGATTTAAATTTGACTCTGGACCATCGCTTTATTCTGGACTATCTTACAAACCTTCTGCCAACCCCCTGCGTCAAGTACTAGATGCGATCGCAGAAGATTTAACATGGGTGACATACGATACATGGGGTTGTTGCCTACCAGAAGGCGATTTTGATACTACCGTCGGTGCTGATCAATTTTGTGAAGTTCTTTCCCAATTGTGTGGTCAGGATGCTGTAGCCGAATGGCGTCATCTTCAACGTGTAATGGCACCCCTAGCTAGGGCAGCTGTAGCAATTCCTCCGGCGGCAGTGCGCTATGATTTGGGTGCAACAATCACAGTGGCTCAATTTGCATTATCTATGGCGCGCTATGCGCCCAATATTACCAAATTGACCGGGGCTTTTAGCCAAATCATAGATGGTGTTGTTCGTGATCCTTTTATTCGTAACTGGCTAGATTTGCTTTGTTTTCTGCTTTCTGGGCTGCCAGCTAATGCAACCAGCGCCGCAGAGATGGCATTTATGTTTGCAGATTGGTATCGACCTGGTGTTGTGCTAGATTATCCCGTTGGTGGTAGTGGTGCGATCGTAGATGCACTGGTACGAGGACTGCAACGACATGGGGGTCAGTTGATACTCAATGCTCATGTGGAACAAGTGCTTGTAGAAAATAACCGCGCCACAGGTGTATGTTTGCGTAATGGCAAGGTGATCCGGGCACGTCGGGCTGTTATATCTAATGCATCGGTATGGGATACGCTGAAATTATTGCCTAAAACAGCTTTGGCAAAATCGTTTCAACGGCGAGCCAACACACCAGAGTGTGATAGCTTTATGCATCTACATCTAGGTATTGATGCCCAAAGACTGTGCCCTGATTTGGCCTGTCATCATATCATAGTCAACGACTGGGAAAGAGGTGTTAGCGCCGAACAAAACGTTGTTTTGGTATCGATTCCATCTATTTTAGACCCATCGCTTGCACCCCCAGGAAAGCATGTGATTCACGTCTATACTCCTGGTAATGAGCCGTATGCATTGTGGCAGGGAATACATAGAAACAGCTACGAGTATCAGCAACAAAAGCAAACACGGTCAGAGGTGATGTGGCAAGCCTTAGAACGAATTATTCCCGATGTGCGATCGCGTTGTGATGTTACTCTTGTGGGTACACCCCTCACTCACGAACGATTTTTACGTCGTCACCGAGGTTCCTATGGCCCAGCAATCCCAGCCGGAAAAGCTTTCTTTCCTGGTTCCACTACACCCCTCAAAGGACTGCTATGCTGTGGAGATTCGACATTTCCTGGTATTGGCCTACCAGCAGTTGCAGCTAGCGGTATGATTACTGCCAATACACTTGCACCTGTTAATAAGCATTTACAAATGCTCAAGGATATAGGTTGTTAG
- a CDS encoding IS1 family transposase (programmed frameshift), producing MECPRCGSCHNRKNGKKRGKQNHICCDCGRQFIDVYKPPRGYSDEIKQECLKMYVNGMGFRGIERVKNVHHTTIIHWVKRVGTQLADTPNSKEIPQVGELDELETFIGFKKNKIWLWTAVNHFTQGILAWVLGDRSSTTFQQLWNIVQCWQSYFYVTDGYPVYPCFVPDGDQIVSKTYMTRVENENTRLRHYLARLHRKTLCYSKTEEMLRYSVRLLLHYLKYRSVPLPA from the exons ATGGAATGTCCACGCTGTGGATCTTGTCATAACCGTAAGAATGGAAAGAAAAGAGGTAAACAGAATCACATTTGCTGTGATTGTGGTCGTCAATTCATTGATGTCTATAAACCACCCAGGGGCTACTCGGATGAAATCAAACAAGAATGCCTAAAAATGTACGTCAATGGTATGGGATTTCGTGGAATTGAAAGGGTGAAAAACGTTCATCATACTACCATTATTCATTGGGTTAAACGAGTGGGTACACAATTGGCGGATACACCAAATTCAAAGGAAATTCCGCAGGTGGGAGAACTAGATGAATTAGAAACATTTATTGGTT TCAAAAAAAATAAAATCTGGTTGTGGACGGCGGTAAATCACTTTACTCAAGGTATTCTTGCTTGGGTTTTAGGTGATCGTAGTTCGACTACTTTCCAACAGTTATGGAACATTGTCCAGTGTTGGCAGAGTTATTTTTACGTCACAGATGGATACCCTGTTTACCCTTGTTTTGTTCCTGATGGTGACCAAATTGTGAGTAAGACCTACATGACACGAGTCGAAAATGAAAACACAAGGCTTAGACATTATTTGGCTCGTCTTCATCGTAAAACTTTATGTTATTCCAAAACCGAGGAAATGCTGAGATACTCTGTTCGATTGTTATTGCACTACCTCAAATATCGTTCTGTTCCCTTACCTGCCTAA
- a CDS encoding Rieske (2Fe-2S) protein: MSWTKVLASDALSPGARQVVTVGSRKILLVNHEGQFYAVDNACPHLKLSLKKGKIVDGAIVCPWHRSAFDLCTGEVKDWIAWPPVIGKAMSVVSREKTLPVYPVRVEEGSIWVDVAE, from the coding sequence ATGAGTTGGACGAAAGTTCTAGCATCTGATGCACTTTCCCCTGGTGCGAGACAAGTAGTAACAGTTGGTAGCCGAAAAATCTTATTGGTTAATCATGAAGGTCAATTTTATGCAGTGGATAATGCTTGTCCTCATCTGAAATTGTCTTTGAAAAAGGGCAAAATTGTAGATGGGGCAATTGTTTGTCCTTGGCATCGTAGTGCTTTTGATCTTTGCACTGGTGAAGTCAAAGACTGGATTGCATGGCCGCCTGTTATCGGTAAGGCAATGAGTGTAGTATCACGAGAAAAAACACTGCCAGTTTATCCTGTGCGTGTGGAAGAAGGGAGTATCTGGGTTGATGTAGCAGAATAA
- a CDS encoding IS1 family transposase (programmed frameshift), producing MECPRCGSCHNRKNGKKRGKQNHICCDCGRQFIDVYKPPRGYSDEIKQECLKMYVNGMGFRGIERVKNVHHTTIIHWVKRVGTQLADTPNSKEIPQVGELDELETFIGFKKNKIWLWTAVNHFTQGILAWVLGDRSSTTFQQLWNIVQCWQSYFYVTDGYPVYPCFVPDGDQIVSKTYMTRVENENTRLRHYLARLHRKTLCYSKTEEMLRYSVRLLLHYLKYRSVPLPA from the exons ATGGAATGTCCACGCTGTGGATCTTGTCATAACCGTAAGAATGGAAAGAAAAGAGGTAAACAGAATCACATTTGCTGTGATTGTGGTCGTCAATTCATTGATGTCTATAAACCACCCAGGGGCTACTCGGATGAAATCAAACAAGAATGCCTAAAAATGTACGTCAATGGTATGGGATTTCGTGGAATTGAAAGGGTGAAAAACGTTCATCATACTACCATTATTCATTGGGTTAAACGAGTGGGTACACAATTGGCGGATACACCAAATTCAAAGGAAATTCCGCAGGTGGGAGAACTAGATGAATTAGAAACATTTATTGGTT TCAAAAAAAATAAAATCTGGTTGTGGACGGCGGTAAATCACTTTACTCAAGGTATTCTTGCTTGGGTTTTAGGTGATCGTAGTTCGACTACTTTCCAACAGTTATGGAACATTGTCCAGTGTTGGCAGAGTTATTTTTACGTCACAGATGGATACCCTGTTTACCCTTGTTTTGTTCCTGATGGTGACCAAATTGTGAGTAAGACCTACATGACACGAGTCGAAAATGAAAACACAAGGCTTAGACATTATTTGGCTCGTCTTCATCGTAAAACTTTATGTTATTCCAAAACTGAGGAAATGCTGAGATACTCTGTTCGATTGTTATTGCACTACCTCAAATATCGTTCTGTTCCCTTACCTGCCTAA
- a CDS encoding cupin domain-containing protein: protein MTFNHKTTLVPPGKGSTYLVLGDLYTFLATGEDTGGVYSITEVLMQPQSVIPPHRHDQADEAHYILEGEIEYQLADRTMIANSGTFLNFPKNQSHGFKNIGSNSAKILMVITPSGAEQFFSEIGQQIVEPMSEEEKRNLLCPPNPADVEKAIEVAVTKYGLQFLA, encoded by the coding sequence ATGACATTCAATCATAAAACTACATTAGTTCCGCCGGGTAAGGGTTCTACATATTTAGTGTTGGGTGATTTATACACTTTTTTGGCTACGGGGGAAGATACAGGTGGAGTCTATTCAATAACTGAAGTTTTGATGCAACCGCAAAGTGTAATACCACCTCATCGTCATGATCAAGCTGATGAAGCACACTATATTTTAGAAGGAGAAATTGAGTACCAACTTGCAGATCGCACTATGATTGCTAATTCTGGAACATTTCTTAATTTTCCTAAAAATCAATCTCACGGTTTTAAGAATATTGGTTCAAATTCTGCCAAAATTTTAATGGTAATTACACCATCAGGAGCCGAGCAGTTTTTCTCAGAAATAGGACAGCAAATTGTGGAACCAATGAGTGAGGAAGAAAAGCGCAATCTTTTGTGTCCTCCAAATCCTGCTGACGTTGAAAAGGCGATTGAAGTTGCTGTCACTAAGTATGGACTACAGTTTCTTGCTTAG
- a CDS encoding DUF2231 domain-containing protein, which yields METQERSSTPYPNIPAFLESDDREFRDPGVPSTVAVAGHPIHPILVQFPIAFLVGALLTDAVFWFTDDSFWARGSFWLIAGGLVGGVAAALTGLMDFLRIGRVRKRTAGWAHLILNVSALVLTIINLVLRWNNPISAVLPWGLVISVLVATLLGISGWYGGELVYRHKISVIGNGNPNQP from the coding sequence ATGGAAACTCAAGAAAGAAGCTCTACACCCTATCCTAATATTCCAGCCTTTTTGGAAAGTGACGACAGAGAGTTTCGTGACCCTGGTGTACCTAGTACTGTAGCAGTTGCAGGTCATCCCATCCATCCTATTCTTGTACAATTCCCAATTGCTTTTCTTGTAGGGGCCTTATTAACTGATGCAGTCTTCTGGTTCACAGATGATAGTTTTTGGGCAAGGGGTTCTTTTTGGTTAATAGCTGGTGGATTGGTGGGTGGTGTAGCAGCAGCCTTAACAGGGCTTATGGACTTTTTAAGAATCGGACGAGTCCGTAAGCGTACTGCTGGTTGGGCGCACTTAATCCTGAATGTGAGTGCTTTGGTGCTGACAATTATCAACCTAGTATTACGTTGGAATAACCCTATATCTGCTGTACTACCTTGGGGACTCGTAATCTCGGTACTTGTAGCTACGCTTCTTGGCATTTCCGGTTGGTACGGCGGTGAATTAGTATACCGACATAAAATTTCTGTGATTGGCAACGGGAATCCAAACCAACCTTAG
- a CDS encoding monooxygenase, which produces MGLKLLQINFPFNGPWGNEMAQAYSELAHKLSETPGLLWKIWIENSHDGETGGIYLFEDASSLDTFLTEHITRLKSFGIENISTKQFDVNEQLTQITGGKLNWGTFSS; this is translated from the coding sequence ATGGGTTTAAAGCTTTTGCAGATTAATTTTCCTTTTAATGGGCCGTGGGGAAATGAGATGGCGCAAGCATATTCAGAACTGGCGCACAAACTTTCCGAAACACCAGGTTTGTTGTGGAAAATATGGATAGAAAATTCTCATGATGGAGAAACGGGAGGGATTTATTTGTTTGAGGATGCATCTTCACTAGACACATTCCTCACAGAACACATAACACGTTTAAAATCTTTTGGGATTGAAAATATCAGCACCAAGCAATTTGATGTTAACGAACAATTAACTCAAATTACTGGAGGAAAGCTGAATTGGGGAACTTTCTCATCATAG
- a CDS encoding DUF167 domain-containing protein encodes MQIKIKVKPNSKMQKIEETADGSLIVHLKSLPVDGKANEELIKVLSENFDVPQSKIRIRYGLSSRQKLIEIDTDL; translated from the coding sequence ATGCAAATAAAGATCAAAGTTAAACCAAACTCAAAGATGCAAAAAATAGAAGAAACTGCCGATGGCAGTTTGATCGTACATTTAAAATCGCTGCCTGTTGATGGTAAAGCAAATGAAGAATTAATAAAAGTTTTATCTGAAAATTTTGACGTCCCACAATCTAAGATTAGAATTAGGTATGGGTTATCATCAAGACAAAAGCTGATTGAAATAGACA
- a CDS encoding DUF2809 domain-containing protein, protein MSKKTLSLYIIVSLLIVTGMGFLFKYYTGFAHKWFNDYGAAVFYEIFWCLFAFLFLRSPKFIIKIPLWVFIITCILEFLQLWHPPFLEQIRATLVGKLLLGTTFVWWDFPHYVLGCFLGWWWLRQLQIKGYANKDQS, encoded by the coding sequence GTGTCAAAAAAAACACTAAGCCTTTATATAATAGTTTCTTTGCTCATCGTTACAGGGATGGGCTTTTTATTTAAATACTATACTGGTTTTGCTCATAAATGGTTCAATGATTATGGGGCTGCTGTTTTCTACGAAATATTTTGGTGCTTGTTTGCATTTTTATTTCTCCGGAGTCCAAAATTTATTATAAAAATTCCTTTATGGGTCTTTATTATTACCTGTATATTAGAATTTCTACAACTCTGGCATCCTCCCTTTTTAGAGCAAATTCGCGCTACTTTGGTAGGTAAACTACTACTTGGTACAACCTTTGTTTGGTGGGATTTTCCTCATTACGTATTAGGCTGTTTTTTAGGTTGGTGGTGGCTGCGACAATTACAAATAAAGGGTTATGCAAATAAAGATCAAAGTTAA
- a CDS encoding DUF1622 domain-containing protein — translation MQRSPDLYFHSATPEFLLAADIVSTAISPSWDAVAKLAAITEIRTFLNFFSQREVRELQQTTHPIDGKVQ, via the coding sequence TTGCAGCGATCGCCTGATTTATATTTTCATTCAGCAACACCGGAATTTTTATTAGCTGCTGATATCGTCAGCACAGCTATTTCTCCCTCTTGGGATGCAGTGGCAAAACTGGCAGCGATTACTGAAATTCGTACCTTCCTCAACTTCTTTTCACAACGAGAAGTACGAGAATTACAACAAACAACCCACCCTATTGACGGCAAAGTTCAGTGA
- a CDS encoding ABC transporter permease: MSGPFSERSSLKTKVFGGFSATIAHSLNVLHRRERLPLEFLFSPKGLRRVLSLVLFFGVWQFLCTIKFNFFINFALIPSPLEVLGSTIEFFSNNPMLHIWASAARVLSGFAIAASVGISLGILIGWFQQIEDLIFLPLELLRPIPAVAWIPLAILMFPSSESGMIYITFVGAFFPILISTIRGVENTDLLLLRVGQCLGAKQWHLFKDIVVPGAMPSIASGLVIGMGNAWFCLVTAEILAGRYGIGYLTWESYVTSNYPPIVMGMLLIGLMGASSTYAVDRLTRLFMPWRVTKKQSR; this comes from the coding sequence ATGTCTGGCCCGTTTTCTGAGCGTTCTTCACTCAAGACCAAAGTGTTTGGAGGCTTCAGCGCCACAATCGCCCACTCATTGAATGTGTTACACCGCCGTGAGCGATTACCCTTGGAGTTCCTATTTAGTCCCAAAGGATTGCGAAGGGTTCTTTCTCTAGTGTTATTTTTTGGTGTTTGGCAATTTCTATGTACCATCAAATTCAACTTCTTTATTAATTTCGCGTTAATACCGTCACCCCTAGAAGTTCTGGGATCAACCATCGAGTTCTTCTCCAACAACCCGATGTTGCACATATGGGCAAGTGCAGCTCGGGTTCTGTCTGGCTTTGCGATCGCTGCTTCGGTTGGTATCAGCCTGGGCATTTTAATAGGCTGGTTCCAACAGATTGAAGATTTGATATTTCTACCCTTGGAGTTATTAAGACCAATTCCCGCCGTTGCTTGGATTCCGCTAGCGATCCTGATGTTTCCCTCTTCTGAATCTGGAATGATTTATATCACATTCGTTGGTGCGTTCTTCCCAATTCTCATCAGTACAATCCGAGGTGTCGAGAATACAGATTTATTACTGCTGCGAGTGGGTCAATGCTTGGGGGCAAAGCAATGGCATTTGTTCAAAGATATTGTAGTGCCAGGAGCAATGCCAAGTATTGCCAGTGGTCTTGTGATTGGCATGGGTAACGCCTGGTTCTGCTTGGTAACGGCTGAAATTCTCGCAGGTCGTTATGGTATAGGCTATCTGACTTGGGAGTCCTATGTAACATCAAACTATCCCCCGATCGTGATGGGGATGTTACTAATTGGTTTAATGGGTGCTTCCAGTACCTATGCGGTTGATCGACTGACTCGGTTGTTCATGCCCTGGCGAGTAACGAAAAAGCAGAGTCGATAA